A portion of the Mustela erminea isolate mMusErm1 chromosome 19, mMusErm1.Pri, whole genome shotgun sequence genome contains these proteins:
- the IFNL3 gene encoding interferon lambda-3 gives MKLDMAVGCLLVLIAMVLTRTEAVPGPKPLGVFPDAGGCHLAQFQSLSPQERQAFKKAKDTFEESLSQKASSCRPRLFPRTWDLQQLQVGERLVALEAEVALTLKVLETMADRSLGSILDQPLHTLRYIQSELQACVEAQPLAGPRPRGRLHHWLHRLHEAPKKEPLGCLETSVMLNLFRLLTRDLKCVASGDLCA, from the exons ATGAAGCTGG ATATGGCCGTGGGCTGCCTGCTGGTGCTGATAGCTATGGTGCTGACCCGGACAGAAGCAGTTCCTGGCCCCAAGCCCCTCGGGGTCTTCCCTGATGCAGGGGGCTGCCACTTGGCCCAGTTCCAGTCTCTGTCCCCGCAAGAGCGGCAGGCCTTCAAGAAGGCCAAGGACACCTTT GAAGAGTCGCTCTCCCAGAAGGCTTCGAGCTGCCGCCCCCGCCTCttccccaggacctgggacctACAGCAGCTGCAG GTGGGGGAGCGCCTCGTGGCCTTGGAGGCCGAGGTGGCCTTGACCCTGAAGGTCCTGGAGACCATGGCTGACAGGTCCCTGGGGAGCATTCTGGACCAGCCCCTTCACACGCTGCGCTACATCCAGTCTGAGCTCCAGGCCTGT GTGGAAGCTCAGCCCCTGGCAGGACCCCGGCCCCGAGGCCGCCTCCACCACTGGCTGCACCGGCTCCACGAGGCCCCAAAGAAG GAGCCCCTCGGCTGCCTGGAAACCTCCGTCATGTTGAACCTCTTTCGCCTCCTTACCCGGGACCTGAAATGCGTGGCCAGTGGAGACCTGTGCGCGTGA